One genomic window of Salvia miltiorrhiza cultivar Shanhuang (shh) chromosome 4, IMPLAD_Smil_shh, whole genome shotgun sequence includes the following:
- the LOC131019751 gene encoding non-specific lipid-transfer protein 1-like, with translation MQVKIEWQMLVCLAVMVALLSPQSEAVASCDQLRGNLGSCLGFLRGGVITSQCCNGVRAVAASAKTTADRHAACRCLVAAAQSMRGVIDLGNAARLPGRCGVNIPFQISPNTDCNRVG, from the exons ATGCAGGTGAAAATTGAGTGGCAGATGCTAGTGTGCCTGGCTGTGATGGTTGCGCTATTGTCACCGCAATCAGAGGCCGTTGCATCGTGCGATCAGCTGCGGGGTAACCTAGGGTCGTGCCTAGGGTTTCTGCGCGGCGGCGTGATAACGTCTCAGTGCTGCAATGGGGTTAGGGCGGTGGCGGCCTCCGCAAAAACCACCGCCGACCGCCACGCGGCCTGCCGGTGCTTGGTGGCGGCGGCTCAATCGATGCGTGGGGTTATCGATTTGGGGAATGCGGCGAGGCTTCCGGGGAGATGTGGGGTCAATATCCCTTTCCAAATTAGCCCCAACACCGACTGTAATAG GGTTGGTTGA